DNA from Toxoplasma gondii ME49 chromosome X, whole genome shotgun sequence:
CCATTTTGGGCTTCATCAGTCTTACATCGTTTGCCACCGTACGCCTCGGGCAAATGCAGAGACTCAACGACACGTATTTAGGTGTCTCAaaaacagaagcagcagcgctCCGCGAGGCAACAGAAGCCGGGGAAACTCTGTCACCGCCGACCCACCTAACGGAGGTCTTTGAGGAGATACATGTTCTCATTTTCATTATCATGTTCCTATTCATTCTCGCCGCTGCAGTCTTTACCTTAGTAGGCTACCGCCTTCTGAGGAAGTACGAGTATTTCGACGCCAAGACTGAAACGGACCTCCGAAACGACGTCACAATGCTGCAGACTTCTGCGGATGTTAGCGAGCAGCACGTCAGCGAGTCTCTGATTTACTGGGGCCTTCGTCAAAGATTTATTTACCCCTCGATCCCGTTGGTTCCAAGGCCACGGGAGCGAGAAACTGGCTATCCACAGTTTTCGTTCTCGGACTACATCAGCTATTGCTTTGGCGAGACTCTGACGGGAATGGTCGAGCTCCCCCCTTCCATCCTGATTATATCGTTCTTTATCGTGTTACTCCTCCGTCCCGCCCTCGACCTGTCTGGGAGAGAAATCATAGTATTCATGATTCTGATGGCATTCGCTCTCCTCGGAATGACGGCGCTAGCAATGATGTATACAAGATACATCAACGAGAAACTACAGCCTCATTCAGCGAAGTTGCGAGAATTCTTtggggagaaaagagcaagTAGCGATCAGATGCGACAGGCCATTGCCGCCCCCATAGATGACAGGTAACGAAAATGTGaacctttctcctcttcatgGTATTCCAGATCCTGAATTCACAGACCCTTCGCAGTCGTGCGGTCCACGCTTCCTTGGCGCAGAGTACGCGTGCCGGTGCTCTCCAGCATGTACGCATAGCTTCACTGTACGACCCTTCAGGTTAGTAACAGGGCAGCGACCCTATTCCCATTTGGAAGTAAGGGTTGAGTTCATCACTTTGACATCTGAAAACAGTACACTGCGCACAACTTTTCAGAGCCACTGTACTTCCGGCGTCTTACCcagttgcttctcttctcacaCGCCGTTTATACGGCTGTCCTACTAACACTTGTCACAACAGTGTCCCAAGGATCAGCGTTTGTATGGCTCGCCCACGGGTGGTGGTCGTACCCGCTTACGTTTATACCTTTGCTGGTTTCTTTGTTCATATGGGGAAAAGTAAGTGCCCAAACCGTTCTTGTCGGGAAGATATTAGTGCCATGGGAAAGATTAGTTCTTACCCACGTACTCCATTACGTACAGTGTCGATATGCTAGCTTCATATGACGTGATACGATCGGTAAGTCAAAGCTGATCAGACGTCGTGCGAATGTGGCCACACTGACATCGTCTCCTGTAGGTAGAGGCCCGCCAGGACGCGGTAAGCGACATTAGAGCCCCGCAGGGAAACGAATTTTCTCAAAGGCAAGCAGGCGGTCCTCGAGAAAGACCATCGTTATCTTGTTTTCATGATGCACGAGGTAACACCTACAGGAACACCGCTACATGACACACACAAGCTACATCGATTCCTTGCGTAGGCAGAAAAACTCGAACAGGGCAAAAAGGTGCAGATTCAGCGGATCCTTTCACAGTATGATCAGCTAccgaaggaggcgaaaagATCAATCGAGAGCACTTTCCGCGCactggcttcttctccagaaaagTTTCCAACAGCTAGTAAGGGTCCACAAATTGCTGAAATCTGAACATCACTGTCCACCCCGGTGTGTAGCCGTGCCAGGTGTCGTCACGAAGAAAGATGTGAAGGAGGTTCTACGTTGTCTGAACATTCAGACCGTAAGAAGAAATAGGTGTGCTTTCCAAGCAATGTGGTAGCAGCCTGTTCAGGGAACGAAAGACGACGCAACCCTTTTCTTGAACGAGTGGTTTGACGCAGTGGATGATACCGGAAGGTGAGCCCGCCAACCACCACGAGAAACGCTCATCTCTACACAACCTGCCGTCAGCGGCTATGTCAACTTTGATAAATTCAAAGCACTCATCATGCTTCTGGGAAACTTCGGCGTGAAGCCGGATATGTACCAGCGGTTCCAGGAAGAACGGCTACAGAAGTTGTTCAGATCTCTTGACGCAGATCAGGACAACAGGATAGTAAGGTCCAATGTGTGTCAGCATCAGTCGTAGACCGTCACTATTCTTTTGCGCAGTCGGAAGAGGAGTTACGCCAAGCTCTCCACGGGTAAGCCCTTCGCTAAATCAGCCAACCTTGGATATTGAAGCTCCTCTCTGTAGGATTACTCCCCCGGTGTCAAAACGAGATGTGGATCTACTCTTCAAGAGAATGTCCAAAACTGGGACTGATATAGCATTCGAAGATCTTCGAAACTGGgcacagaaaacgcaaacaCGCGTTACCGGTCCAGTTCCGGTATATCGATAGTTTGCTGCACATTGGTTGACAACCGTACAGAATTAGTCAGTCCCGAAAGCCATAACACTGTGACAGAATCTTCAGAGTGAAAGTCGTGAATGTTGACAGCGAATAGCATTAATCACAGTCGCATCCTTACACCATGGCACCATGAAATGCGAGAGCATCCGGTATTGCTGGAGGAGAATTATTGGGCCTCCAGAAGGACGTAGAAATCCATACCTTCCATGGTTTCCTTGAATCTTCTCGTTGAGAAAATGCACGGTGAACTAGGTAGACTACTTCACCTGCGAGAGCGTACGCTCCTAAAACATCCTGCGTATTGTCCACCTCATTTTTCGTCGTTCCACACCAAGGCGATACATAACCACACCCCAAACATCGACCGTTCAGTTGATTACCCACAATATAGATAAAAGTGAAGTTTACTGTGGGACACATTGGGTGTCACTGGAGAAGATGATAACCAACACCCTTCGTGACAAAGAGTCCGGTGAGATAGTTTACTTAAATATTAGCATTGCGGGCCATACAGCATTAGCAACTCGGTGCAAAACCGCATCCGCGGTTCCCCGGATCAGGGCTTCAGCTGCTCGATCGCATCCACACAGATTCCATATCAGTCGGGCTCAACCACGCCACGTTCCTGCAGccttgtcttctccgttgGATTGACTGATGCAGAATGACAGTGAGAGGCCCCCGCTCCACAGCATCCGGTGTGTGCCAAACGCTACCGCGAGGATTACGCACATTACAATGCAGCACAAAAGACGGACACCGCAAGAACGACAGTGATACATATGGCGGCTTGTGTTCATAAACATATTCAATCGTATCTGTGCTTCCTCACCAAATAATCGAGAAATTAGCGCGCATCAACCCCAAGCGTGTACCACCGAATTATTGAAGCCTATACTCACTGTCAGAGAAGTGCTGCCTTCGCGTCCAGTACAGTGAACTGCCATCAGAAATGGCTCACAACCGAATCCCCCACCGAGTGCACATAACGTCAACCGCCATGGCAATTCGACGCCCACACATTACAGAAGTGAATGAAGTCTCCGATGTGCTTGTAGTACGCTTCCTGAGAATGTCAGCACAAGAAGACAGATGCAATTGCTGAACCTCCATGTGACACACACTGTCGGTGTGCTTATATTTGGTGCTGCTCCTGCCAACACGGAGAACACTGTGTCCCCGAAAACCGTTGTTGGCGCACGCCTATGGTTCTTTCCCACTTCGTATTTCAGAACACTGTTCTGGCTGACACAAAACCCCTGGCTGACCCTGCCATCTACCAAAGACCAGTAGACCACCGATGTGGACTGCACAGTCAAGACTTACCCCAGACTTCTGCTCAACGTCGTTATGGTCGGCGTTTCCCACCCACCACACCTGTACGCGCTGCGAGTGCAGTTCGTCCATGGCAGCTGCATTcagctgcgtctcctcgttcggAGATTCAGTgagtcgcttctttcctgatgccttttctctcgcccgTTTGCGCTCCAGTTCCTTGAACCAGTCCGCGTCTGCAGCCGCCGCCGCGTCTTGCAGTCTTTGTGAGTGAATCCACGAGACCTGCGTCGCCACTCAGTGTAGCACAACCCGGTTCCTCATCAGGCTGCATTGTCGAGTGAGAGGGAGATGGTGCACATCCCCAGGCTTGTCCTCCattctcctccctctgttGGCGTCtcgaaagaaacgcatgACTGCGCGATTCGCCCACACGTTCCCTTCTGAAACAGCCACGCGCTACCCGACGTTACAATGGTAAGCAACCGTAACGTACCTGCCTGTCGAGCTGCCCATGGATAATCAGAACTGGCGTTCTCTTGACCTTCTTTAGCTTTTCAACATTAGGGAAGGCGTCAAACCATGGAGACTTTTTAATGTCGTCGAAAAACAAGCGCAGGCCTGCATTAGCAGTTCGGAAACAAGGAAATGAGGAACTGCTTGATAAAGGTGCAAGATAACACAACTTGTCCCGTGGCTGCGGTATGGGAGGACTGAGGACTCCAGTAGGCACGGCCGCCTGAGCATCCACGTTCGTTCTGGGTAAAAGGAATGTATGCACCATCTAACTACAGAACAAAAACGAGCTCAGATCGCCCTGATTGTCTTTGTTGCACTGACACACGGTGTTTAACTGGTTCGATTTTTACAATAATTATCATCTTCTCTGACCAGTTTCTGGACCTCCCCATGCACAAACGAGAGCAACGAGGACCTGCCAATGAAAAACTGCTCGCAATATCCATATCAGGGCCTCCGCACAGAGAGTCCACCTCCCGCAAGAAACACTAGGAAACTGCGAATGCTAAGCATATGCGTGTTatctctttcttccacgCTCGCAACCTCACCAGATGCGATAGAAGAGTGCAGGACGACGCCGCCAACAGGAaagcttttttctcgcattgCCAGATCGCAGCAAGGAGCAGACCCAACACTGTGGCCGTactgcagaaaaacgaacactGAGCATAGGGCACGCTAGGCGTTGGCTCACAGCGCATCAAGTCGGTCGACTCCACGATGTCCCCGCCGGTGGACACAGAATGGCCAAGCAGATGCTACAGACAAGCGATTCGCTCTTTGAATGGAGCGTACTTAAACAAGCATGTGCTGCTTCCCACCTGCACGCCTTTCTTGGTGACGGACGACTCACAAAAGACAGTCTCGTCACAGCAGAATGAGACAGACATCGCAGCATGTCCGGATACCGGGAAATGCATGTTTGACTCTGAATCACGTGAAGGAACAGTGCTGCAAGACACAAGTCCACTACTAGGGTACGCCAGCGCTTCTCAACAGACACGAGAGATACAGTGGACAGGAGCAACGGTTGACGCGAACTTGGTAGATCCAGGGTATTCTCACTCGTCTAGAAAACGGCTGACACACACGGTGGCTCTTAAAAAGGAGTCTTTCACAACCTGATTTCTTGCGTTTCCTCACCAGAATTATCTGCCGAGGCGGCACGTGAAGCATCTGAGTAGCGTACGTCCAGACTGCTCGAATATTTCTGTACAATGCTTTTTCAGACGTCTTCCCCCCGCTGCAGCCATATCCACTGTAGTCGTACGCCAGCACATTTACTCGACACCTAAGAAGCCAAAACACGAGGATCCGCGTTCAACTGAAGAACAACCATTCTTTCCTTCAGTAGCAGTAGCCCCAAGTCAAAACTAGCTTCGCCGGATAAAGCATCCGGCTGCGGATTCTCCGAAACTCTCACCGTAGTATTCCCTCACGATACAATACCAAACCAAACAGGACCGAGTACAGACAGGCGAGTTGAGGAGAGTCCAACACCGTCATGTCACGCACAGTCGTCGGCCTCCTTGAGGCTTCTAGCAGAAGCCAAGGCATCGCGACCCCGTGCAGTTCCCCGTGGCGCGGGGACCGTGGCAACGAAAATAGACCCTATCATGTCTCCCAATCCCCATAGGCTTCACAGAAGCTGTGTGTTACAACATCTACTTGAAACTTTTGCATGAAGCACCTGGCATTCGTGCGCAGCCCTCTACCCTAGGAGAGCGCACGAGTTCCCAACACTGTTCCACACCCTGGGCAACTCACTTGTAGGCGAGACGATAGTAGAGTCCGAACATGAAGCCGATGTCCGTACTGTTCCCGTGAGAAAAGATGATGCATGGAAGCCGCTTTGCGCTCTCATGCATCACCTGATCGTCGCAGCTGTCTGCTCCCCCAGCCAGCGGCCCCGCCGCCCCCCGCGTCTGTTCTCGCGCGTTCCCCTCTCCTGCAGGAAGCACAGAGCTGGCGGGACCTTGCCCAGACTCCGACTCTGAGAGAGGCCCTgtggaggacgaggagggagagagaggatggTAAATGAAGAGCGCCGCGAGCTTGACTCTGCCACACGGAATCGACAACACCTTCAAGCGCTCGGGCAACCCCGTACGTTGGAGCAATTGCTGCATGCTCTCGCGTTGAAGCTGCTGCGCGGGCGGGTTGTCCGGCTGCGCAGTGGCCGCTCCAGACGCGCTATTGATGCTGTCAGCGGGAGGCGCGGACTGGTTGTGGCTCTGGCGATGAGAGTCCGAAGACCCATCATAAGTGTACAGCTGACCCTGCGGTCCGATCGAGTAGCCGGCGGGCTGAGGCGGGTAGAAGGCTAGACGACGCACGATGGACGAGCGACAGCCCCtgcagacagacgcagaaaagacgCGGACAACAGCTGTGTCCGACGGACAGATGCGGGGAAAAACACCGCTACGGAGTGGTAAGGCTGaaccagaaaaaagacgtACGGGTAATGGGAGCGGATATGATGGAAGGCGCACGCAACAAGGCGAAAGTGCAACGAAATTCTAGACACCACGACCAAGCGACAAAAAGAGAAGCCACGTTACCAAAATACACAAGACAGGCAAACACTTTACCGACCCGCCCCAGATGTACATACGCCTGGATGTGGCATAGCGCCGCTGCCTCCACACAGTTCACCTTCGAGTGCCCGGCATGAAGAATTAGCCACTTTTAAACTTACATCGCCGCCAGGCAGCCAAAGACGCACATCGTCGCGCATCTGTTAGGCGCGCCGGACTTGTCGGACTCCGCTTCTTCCATTTTCGCCTCCGGAGTTAGACCCTGGGCCTTGGAGTTGTCTGCTTGCTTATACGAGAACCCCAGCGTGCCGGAACGGTCCTTGCCTCCGTTGAATTCGCTGGACTAAAGCAGATGAATTTCTGCACAGAGACACTGGCGTGTGGCACACTCTGGAGCGCTTCGCGCTCCACTTCAAAAACGGCAGAGTGTTTCGCGGGTTTGTACACTCTTGAGATTTTCTTGTTTCGGCAAAACGCCCACAAGTGTCGAACCTTACATTGCTTAATGCAACGCGGAGATGGTCACCTTGGCCGTCCACATAAAAGCAGAACGGCCTTACAGACGCGTATAGCGACCGCAGATGTCTGCAGCGTCCGGGGCACGGTGGACAGAGCCTCGCGCGCCGACGTTCAAGAGCACGTGGCCGCCTTGCGATTCGAAATAGCGACTCCGCTGAGTATTTTGAAATTGTTGATACGCACGAAATTCACAGAGACAGTGGCTCAGCCTCCGTGCTGAGGAACCGCGGCATCGCGCTTCCTCAAACGACGTGACCGCCACACGCGACACAAAGACTTTTACACAGCGGGGGTGACCAAGTTACCACCTGAGGCAAGGAAAATCTCCACTACCCGCCGCTGAACTCGCTCTGTACAGAGTGGAAAATTCGACACAGGACCGTGTTGCGCTCGAGTTCGCCACAGGCTCGCCTCGGAAGAAAGTTTGTGGCACGAATCCAAGCGCCGCAGAGAGTGGGCAGAGCCACCTTAGTGCGACACAGGCGCAGAACGCCTGGCGTAAGCCACAGAAATAACGCTGAGAGTACAGACGTCTTCCGCCTGAGGAATCCGTTTGGAACCGACCaacgagagggaaaagggtcacagagcgcatgcagcacgGCTGAAAGGGTCGTGACCAACCACTGTCAAAGAGCCCGGCAACTCAACGGCGTTTGACAGCGTTTTCTAAACCGCGGCGTTCTtcgcggagagaaaacgtaGACGGACCTGAGAGAATGTGGAACAAACGTCGCGTTCCGTCGCCAGAAGCGGATGGAAACAATGTACGAATTTACAGACGCTACGAAGCCGGCGAGGTCACGAGTGGGAGCAGCGGTCACGGGAATGTTGAGAGCATggacgcgacagagacgtgGCAGGGAAAAGAACCGTGGAAGCACATCGGCGCGCTCAGGCAATGTCAAGAAAAAATGTTTCAAAGATGCACGCAAAGAAAATGACAAGGGCAGCGCATCAAGCGGGCCGACCCCAAACTTGAAGAGTTGCGATGCCGCAAACATTGGCTACGAGACCCGAAACGAGACACGCACGGACTGAGAAAACGATTTGCAGGCCAGGAAGTGAAGACTATGTAGccctcgcctgcgtcttgAAAGGCAAAGAAATCAACGAAGTCCTCAAAACAAGTCGGTTTTGTCCGCCACTGCCTTCAGCCTAGATCGCTATGTcgtcgtgcatgcgctgaaaCAGTTCAAAGTGCTTCCAAATAGTTGAACACAACTACGAGAAGTTACGGGTAAAGCAAGGCAGAAcattcttctgttccttcatACAGAAGACATTCCCTTCTTTGACGACTACTCTGACAGAACAAACCAGGTCCGAGAGTTGAAGAAAACGCTAAACGCCCCGTTACGCAGTAGCATGTATGTGCCTTCACTTCGCAGATTCCCCCTTTACGCCAGTGCTTACTGTCTCTGTTCGCCGTCCACCCGGtttcttgctttttcttACGGTAATAATTTATCCAGTTTGGCTTCATTATGTACGTCTGACAACCATTATGAAAAGCTACAATAAAGTGATGTAACTTCAAAGAAAGTGGTTCCGCCGCCGCATTCTGTGAGTCTTCAGCTTGTGGCGAGGGAAAAGGCCCTTATTCTTTTGAAATTTAGCTGCGGATCGACTGAGTATACGTTGCGTGATACGGTCCTATGTCTTTCTGTGCGTGTAGACACAATCCTGATGAGCGAATCTTAGTCACCAATGCCTCATTCTAGAGGGATATGCGTGTATAGGTGAAACGTTCGAAAATGGGTGCCGTTGTCAggtgcagaaaaaacaaagcgTTTGGATTACAGCGCAGTGTTGTTCACGAAGAGCTAATAGAACATGAAAAAGACAAGGCTCAGCAAGAAACCGTAATTAGATCTGAACGCAGTCTCTGCCATCGGGTACTGGTCACGCGAAATGCGGTCTATAAAACTGCGTTAGGACCACTCACCGTAATGCATTTCTGATTGGGAATTAAACGAGTAGAAACTGATAAAAGCATGCGCACGTTGCGGGTCACCAACTGGTCCTTTCTCCATTGCACCCGACAAGATTTTACGGAGCTCGTGAGGCCTGCAATTTTTGTGAGAGGTCCATGCAGACCCTGCCGTGTGCACTGACCGGACCTCTAACGTTGCATTGTACAAGAAGAATCGTTGTTAATGCATCTTTTctggcttttctctccgggAAGCTTGTTATCTCCACGCCGTTTAGATAGGGAAGACTAGACTGTTCGTGCCATGTTACAGACTAAGCTGTGTTGCAAGATACACAGACAGCATCTGGTGTTTGCACAGGTGTTTTTTCTGGATCCTGTTGAATCAGAAACAAGTGCAGGCTGAAAAAGACAAGCTCAAGTATAGATATCAATACAACACGCAGTTATGCAAGATCTAGTAGCAGGCGGTATCGTTTCTACCGGAAAATACTACATATCGAGAAGCGTTAAGCAAGTTTTTTTTCCGCTGAAATCTCGACAGAAACATGGTTCGTTGTTGAGCACGTCTGCATAGTATCTAATTCTACAAAATTTCCGTTCAGGCGAGCTCAGCCTAAGCCCCTCCATACTCTGCTGGAAAAGGTTTGGAAACAGTGACTTCAGAAAGAAGCTGGGCGGTTCATCGTTCCCCGTagtttgtcttctctccagattCAAAGGAAGAAGGTGTTAAAATACTCCGGGCAACTCGATGAAACTCCTGTTCAACTACTTAAAAAACATCACAATCTTCaggcgcctttcttctctttttatTGAATCTTATTCCGTGATTCAttgtcgcttcctctcacGTCTGAAAAACTGCGTACTGTCTCTGTAGAACACAGTAGGTGCAGATTTCAACTTGGACTTGTCGTTTGCTATGCGCCCGTATAGCTGACGGAGATATCAATACTTCCACGATGGCTTACCGTGGACTGTTTTGCTTACCAGCGGCGTTTCCGGCGATATGAACGCCGCAGTTTTTCGCCTCAGACAGAGCAGCGGCAATTGTCTTTGACCGACTACGTATGCAGGAGACGCACTGTGCACGTGAGCGCCTATGAATATCTCGTGGATTCCGTTCCGTAGGTTTGTTCTGATCGCAGAGTCGCCTCTTCgtgcttttctgtgtctgctctcAGTAATCTGGTGTTTCATGTCCTGAAGTATGACCGACTTGGATGGTACTTTCCGCACAGATCGGCAGATTCAGAGCTCGCGACACTCCCGACTATGTTTTGAAAAGACTCGAAGCTCCCATCACGAAAATCGATGTCCGTTCTGTCCTTTCGTTACCGTCTTTCCTTCCAAAAGACCTCACAAGCGCCACGGAAGTAGACGGCATATGTtctgttctgtttttctggtCAGCCGAGCTCACATCGGACCTTTGTCTCGGCAGGTCCCAGTCACCACGCATGCGCACACACGACAGCACGGCGGTTGCCGCGCAGAACCTAACgcctcgcttttctttctccacagaTGCTTTCCTTGCGAACTTTACCCCACTCCATTCGGCGCATTCATTTTATCTTTTGACATCTGTTGCTTGTGACAAGCGCACGTTTCTGCCTGCGTTCCAAGAGCATGCGTGGCTCTGCTCAAAACCTCAATTCAGGacaggcgcatgcgcagacGGCAGCTTCCTGGATGTTACAGAACATCTCTTCTGGAGCAGACTTCTTTTCTGGTGGAAAACGAATCTGTTCAACGGAGCGGATGCGCACGAAGGACGGGGGGAAAGAAACATTCGATCGTGGTCGCCGTACGTCTGTGCGGCGTTCCGTACACAATTGCCAGCATCGGGAGGCAGCGACCACTCGTAAACAATACCGACTCCGACAGCGTTTGCAAGACTTAGAAGCTCCGGTGGGGAATGTGTTATGCGTaccgcgtttttctttgtttgttTTCGTTGAACGGAATTCGTGTGTGCACAAATTCCCCCTGGGAGGTGGTTTACTTACGTTGAATTCGCTTATGTGTTCGCACAGTACACTGTGGGTATCTCGCCGTTCTATTTCGGATTTCACTCACTTGAATGACCATTTCTTCCTGTTAACTTATGTCACTTTCCCTCGTACTGCAGTCCAGCGCCTGGTCGTCAGCACCACCGCTGCCTACTTCGTTTGAGTGACAGGTCGTACGCAAAGCGTGCCCGGTCACTGCCCGAAAATGCCGTCGTCGCTACCGCTCTGCTTCCCCCGTCTCCCCCGGGGCCGAAACCTTCCCGAGGAGTTTTCTCAGTCCAGTTTCAAAATCCCAAGAGAGTTCTGGCGGCAACTTTCCGCCCGAGTTCGCGCTGCTTCACTCCGCGCTGATGGCTGCTCAGCGTTCGCGGGGAGAGGCCGGCTCCCGCGTGACAGGAgccggtgtacagacaccctAGCTGGGCGGCTTGCAGACATTTCTGGCACGTCCAGCGGCCAGGAAAAGGGAAGCATCAGCGAGATGCATAGCGTCACTCGAGTGACGACTCGCGCGCGCGCTGGACTTGCGACAGACGAGGCGAATTCAGAGCGCCTTCTCCGTACACACATGGAAGGAGGCAGCATCAGTACAACCCCGAAAGTGTCGGAAGACAATCCTGTTTCTCATTCGCGAgtttttctcccgtctcctccAGTTTCTGCTCGACCCGCGCCTTTTCAGGTCGTCAGTGTCTGTTCCTGTGCGCCAAtccgtctctttcgtctgcctGCGCGTGGTCGCGGCACTTCGACTCCTCCacgttctgttttttcgtctctcccttccttgtCTGTGCCTCGGTCGCCCGTTCCCTTCTTggtttctcccgcttcttcggTCCCGAATTTTTCCcagtctccctcctctcgagggttctccgtcgcttcgcGGATTCACTTTCTGAACAGCCGGACGCGCTTCCAAACGGCGGTCCACGCATCAGACGTCGCGCCACCCTTCCTGCTCCTCCCGCTGGCTTCCCCGCGACCCCTCCTCGCGTACCACCACCGGTTCCGGACTCGCAACcgaaagagaggcagtcGCTTCCACCCCCaccctctgcctctcccgccgccgccgctgtcGCCGCCGCGCTCGGACGCCGCACACCTGTTCGCCGGCAAGCCACTGGCTGCCTCGGCTGTCAGTACAGCTGCTGGCCAGCAGACGCTTccgccgccgctgctgcgGCACCTCCAAGGCCTATTTCCGGTGTTTCGAGGTCCCGAGTGCGACCCCAGCTGCGGGGTCGGTCCTGCCGGCGAGGCGGCCGGACTCGCGCTTCTCCCACCCCCCAGTCTCGTGGAGCCTCGACACCTGGAGGACTTGGCGCGGCGCGCGCTGCAGGCtcggggagagacgcgggaTGCGGCTtctggcgcatgcaagaGCGACCGGCTTTTCTGGAGAGAGCTCGCAGCGCGCGTTGAGAAGGTCAGGGACTTGCTGCCGATCGAGTCGCTCGTCCGCCTCCTCACGATTCTCACGCTGAACGGCGCCTCAGGGACGGTGAGGCCGGTGAAGCAGATCTTCCAGGCTTTCGAGACTCAAGACGAAGACACGCCGGCGACTCCAGCGAATCGGACGGGCTTGCGCCTGGCCAGCGAGACGCTCCCGTGCGTGCGGCCGCTGCCGCCGCGactccttctcgcctccacgCGCGAATTCCTCGAAGATCTGAAGAAACTGTCGCCTCCCGCCACTGCCGCCTTGGCTGCCACTTTCGCCTGGAGCAACTGCGCCAGCTCTGCTCTGCTCTTCGCCCTCATGGAACGCTGGGCCTGGCGACAGCCTCGCGCGGAACCAAGTGTGCAGACAGATGTGGAGTCCGAGGTGGAACCGCTCGGGAAGAGgcgggaggcagagacaggggtggaggaagaagccgagaatGCGAAGAAGTTGGAGGCGGTGGAGACGCAGGGTCACTTGGGAGACTTCACGCCGGCGGACTTCGCCTtgttcgtctctgcgttggggcaccttctctctcagcaAGAGGCGACGCACGTGAAATACAGCCGCCAGGCACGACATTTGCGCGAGATTTCAGGCAAGCAAATCATGGCTGCGTTCCGTGagcagaagcggcagaagggGAAGCAGACTGCAGACGCGAACTTCGAGAActtcgaggaaacgaagtCCGCGTGGCATTTCACTGCCGCCTTTTTCGACGGCTGCTGCCGATTCATGGCGACCCGCGCGGAgagcttctcgcttttctcctttgcctCGGCTGCACGAACTCTCGTCGAAAACCTAGACGCCGTTGCTTTAGTCGGAGAGGCCGCTGAGAGCAGGGCGCTGGCGGTTGACGGCGAGGGCGCCGGCAGCGTGGAGAGTCTCGGGATCCATGGCATCTCGACTTTCAGCTCCTTTGAGGGGAGTGTCTCAAGATCTGAAAAGCCTCACGTCGCGTGCCCAACTCCAGACTCAGTGGAGGCGCTCGCGAAGGcgatctctctctttgtggCCTCTTGGGATGGCGGAGACAAA
Protein-coding regions in this window:
- a CDS encoding hypothetical protein (encoded by transcript TGME49_223500); this encodes MPSSLPLCFPRLPRGRNLPEEFSQSSFKIPREFWRQLSARVRAASLRADGCSAFAGRGRLPRDRSRCTDTLAGRLADISGTSSGQEKGSISEMHSVTRVTTRARAGLATDEANSERLLRTHMEGGSISTTPKVSEDNPVSHSRVFLPSPPVSARPAPFQVVSVCSCAPIRLFRLPARGRGTSTPPRSVFSSLPSLSVPRSPVPFLVSPASSVPNFSQSPSSRGFSVASRIHFLNSRTRFQTAVHASDVAPPFLLLPLASPRPLLAYHHRFRTRNRKRGSRFHPHPLPLPPPPLSPPRSDAAHLFAGKPLAASAVSTAAGQQTLPPPLLRHLQGLFPVFRGPECDPSCGVGPAGEAAGLALLPPPSLVEPRHLEDLARRALQARGETRDAASGACKSDRLFWRELAARVEKVRDLLPIESLVRLLTILTLNGASGTVRPVKQIFQAFETQDEDTPATPANRTGLRLASETLPCVRPLPPRLLLASTREFLEDLKKLSPPATAALAATFAWSNCASSALLFALMERWAWRQPRAEPSVQTDVESEVEPLGKRREAETGVEEEAENAKKLEAVETQGHLGDFTPADFALFVSALGHLLSQQEATHVKYSRQARHLREISGKQIMAAFREQKRQKGKQTADANFENFEETKSAWHFTAAFFDGCCRFMATRAESFSLFSFASAARTLVENLDAVALVGEAAESRALAVDGEGAGSVESLGIHGISTFSSFEGSVSRSEKPHVACPTPDSVEALAKAISLFVASWDGGDKTHGRLATRAANLLLVARLLRAASQCELYIHLHRALRLEAEGSGEGKSPQKRNSGEQASGAGVDDGGRGIAVDTVGACKTLLEHISCELGLLHSELEALPLLNSTLEDADDSADEKKAVDAPTERGFVHISPDTVYVRNELLAAAGESAAAVVRLHHAKSLLQATDEVARDSQSLRKGEAENVCHLSTGARVDRVKRWMRGQQAERMQLETLGELKSEAEHLADAIDRVLRERGAAGLPTEQLADLMEVFALCVGDKRVSQTPEETSRWFRLGLGDKAEKMNQANLSSLQALSSEIVRRYAALDVNQKRRIKWATRQMDWKDPYLNHCLGRFTAAVTRQRAKAANIRK